The Cryobacterium roopkundense sequence CCTCGCCGACGGCCCGGCCGCCCCCCGCCCCACCGCGCAGGGCGACCACGTGGGCGTGCACAAGCAGAAGGACGGCCGCTTCTACATCGGTGTCGCCCCCCTCGTGGGCCGCGTCGCCGGCCCGCTGCTCACCGGCCTCGCCGACCTGCTCGAAGCGCACGGTTCGTACCGCCTGCGCACCACCCCGCACCAGAAGCTCGTGCTACTGGATATTGCCGAAGAGCACGTCGAAGAGCTCATCACAGCCCTCGACAAGCTCGGGCTCGCCGCCCGTCCCAGCCTGTTCCGCCGCTCGACGATCGCCTGCACCGGCATCGAATTCTGCAAACTCGCGATCGTGGAAACCAAGCAGACCGCAACGGATGCCATCGCCTCACTCGAGACACGGCTCGCCGGCATCGACGTGCCCCAGCCGATCAGCCTGCACGTCAACGGATGCCCCAACTCCTGCGCGCGCATCCAGACCGCGGACATCGGCCTGAAAGGACAGCTGCTGCCCGACGGCAACGGCGGCCAGACCCCCGGATTCCAGGTGCACCTCGGCGGAGGGCTCGCCTCGCCGAACCGCGACGAGGCCGGACTCGGCCGCACCGTGCGCGGCCTCAAGGTCACGGCCGACGACCTCGCCGACTACGTGGAGCGTATCGTGCTCCGGTTCCTCGCCGACCGCACCATCAACGAGACCTTCGCCGAATGGTCACACCGCGCCGAGGAAGGAGCACTGCAGTGAGCCCCGCAGTGAATATCAACGCAACCAGCATCACCGCACGTGCCGCGACCGTGATTCCCCCGACTCGCGCGCTGCCAGAGCGCCGCCCTGCATCCGTTCTGCACGCCCTCGCCGAACAGGGAACTGCCGAACTCGGCGCCCTCGACCACGAGGCCACCGCCGACGAGGTCGTGGCCTGGGTTGCTCGCAATTTCCGCGCCGACTCCGTCGCCGTGGCCTGCTCTATGGCCGACGCTGTTCTCCCCGCCCTCGTGGCGAAACAGCTGCCCGGGGTTGACGTACTCTTCCTGGATACCGGCTACCACTTCGCCGAGACCTACGAAACGCGCGACGCTGTCGCCGCGGCCCTGGATGTCACCATCGTCGATGTGCTGCCGCTGACAAGCGTTCCCGAGCAGGACACGAAACACGGCGCCGAACTGTTCGCCCGCGACCCGAACCTCTGCTGCGCGATGCGCAAGGTCGAGCCGCTGCAACGATCCCTCGGGGGGTACGAACTCTGGTTCACGGGTGTGCGCCGCGATGAAGCACCGACCCGCGCCAACACTCCGCTCATCACGTGGGACGAACGCAACGGCCTCGTGAAAGTGAACCCTGTCGCGGCGTGGACCTACGACGAGCTGATCGACTACGCCACCCTGCAGCACGTGCCGGTCAATGTGCTTCTGTCGCAGGGATACCCCTCCATCGGTTGCGCCCCCTGCACGAAACCCGTCGCGGCGGGCGCCGATCCGCGTTCCGGCCGCTGGGCCACCCTCGAGAAGACAGAATGCGGGCTCCACCTATGACGACTGAGATTGTTTCACCACCAACTTCACACCGTCTCTCCGAGCTCGACGTGCTCGAGAGTGAGGCGATCCACATCATTCGTGAGGTCGTCTCGGAGTTCGAACGCCCTGTGCTGCTGTTCAGTGGCGGCAAAGACTCGGTTGTGGTGCTGCACCTCGCCGCGAAGGCGTTCTGGCCGGGCAAGATTCCGTTCTCACTGCTACACGTCGACACCGGCCACAACTTCCCTGAGGTGCTCGAGTTTCGCGACAAGACCGTTGCCGCGCACGGAGTGCGCCTCACGGTCGCCAGGGTCGAGGATTACATCGCCGACGGCCGTCTTGCCGAACGCGCCGACGGCACCCGCAACCCGCTGCAGACCCTGCCGCTGCTCGATGCGATCGCGGCCGGTCGGCACGACGCTGTCTTCGGGGGCGCCCGACGCGACGAGGACAAGGCCCGCGCCAAGGAGCGCATCCTCTCCCTGCGCGACGAATTCGGCCAGTGGGACCCGCGCAACCAGCGCCCCGAACTATGGAACCTGTACAACGGCCGACACACAGTCGGCCAGCACGTGCGCGCCTTCCCGATCAGCAATTGGACCGAACTCAACGTCTGGCGCTACATCGAACGCGAAAACATCGCGCTCCCCCCGTTGTACTACGCGCACGAGCGTGAGGTCTACCGCCGCGACAACATGTGGCGTGCCGTCAGCCCGGTCAGCCTGCCACGCACCGATGAAACCGTCGAGACGCGAACGGTGCGGTACCGCACCGTGGGCGATATGAGCTGCACCGGCGCAGTCGCCTCGGCGGCGGCATCCGTCGCCGATGTCGTGCGTGAGGTCGGCGTCAGTACCATCACGGAACGTGGCGCCACTCGGGCCGACGACCGCATCTCGGAGGCCGCCATGGAAGACCGCAAGAAGGAAGGCTACTTCTGATGCGCGCGCCCCTCTCTGCTGTCGGCGTCGCCTTGGCCGCAACTCTCCTCCTGAGCGGATGCTCCGGTGCGGCCTCCGCCGGAGGCGCGACCGGACCGGCCGACGAACTGCGTCTCGGCTACTTTGACAACCTGACCCAGGCCCCGGCCCTGGTCGGCATTCAGCAAGGAATCTTTGCCGATGCCCTCGGTGAGACCGCCCTGAACGCCCAGGCCTTCGGCGCGGGCCCGGCCGCCATCGAGGCGCTCAGCGCAGGCGCGATCGATGCCGCGTACGTCGGTCCGAGCCCGGCCGTGAACACCTTTGTGCAGAGCAAGGGGCAGAGCGCAGTGATCGTGGCGGGTGCCACCATCGGCGGCGCCGCCCTGGTCGTGCGCGACGGCATCGACTCCCCCGCCGACCTCGCCGGCACGACCCTTGCCTCCCCGCAGCTCGGCAACACGCAGGACGTCGCCCTGCGCTCCTGGCTCGAGGACGAGGGGTACGCAACCAGTACGACCGGCGGCGGCGACGTGACTGTCACACCGACCGACACCGCCCGCGCGCTCACCCTGCTGCAGAGCGGGCAGATCGACGGCGCCTGGCTGCCCGAACCGTGGGTGTCGCGTCTGGTCCTGGAAGCGGATGCGCACGTGCTCGTCGAAGAGGCGGACCTCTGGCCCAACGGCGAGTTTCCCACCACCGTGTTGCTCGTCGGCGCCGATTTCAACCGCGACCACCCGGAAACGGTGCGGGCGCTCCTGGAAGGGCACACGGCCTCCGTCGCCTGGCTGAACGAGAACACGGCCGAGGCCGCGGGCGTGATCAACAAAAAGCTGGCCGCAGATACCGGAAAACCGCTCTCCGACGCCGTCATCGACAGAGCTCTCGGCGGCTTGCACTTCACCAATGACCCCCTGGCCGGCACTTTTGAGGTTTCGCTGCAGAAGGCGGTCGCCGCAGGCATCGCGAAAGACGGCGACCTTAATGGCCTGTTCGACCTGACCCAGCTCAACGGCATTCTCGCCGCAGCGCACGGCGCGCCCGTTTCGGCCGCCGGACTCGGAACGGAGTAATCACATGACTCTTACCATTGACACCCAGGGCAGCGCCGCCGAAGTGAGCGCCACCGCAGCAGCCGTCGCTGCCCCCGAAGGCACCCTGTTTCGCTTTGCGACGGCAGGCTCGGTCGACGACGGCAAGTCCACCCTGGTGGGCCGGCTGCTGCACGACTCGAAGGCGATCCTCGCCGATCAGCTTGAGGCCGTCACCCGCACGTCAACCGAGCGCGGCTTCGGCGGCGAGAGCGGCGGCATCGACTTCGCCCTGCTGACCGACGGCCTGCGCGCCGAACGCGAGCAGGGCATCACCATCGACGTGGCCTACCGCTACTTCGCAACGCCCGCCCGCTCGTTCATTCTCGCCGATTGCCCCGGCCACGTGCAGTACACCCGCAACATGGTCACCGGCGCCACCACAGCGGACGCCGTCATTATGCTCATCGATGCCCGCAAAGGTGTGCTGGAGCAGACACGCCGGCATCTCAGTGTCGTCGCCCTGCTTCGCGTGCCGCACGTGATCGTCGCTGTCAACAAGATCGACCTGCTGGGGTACGACGAGGCCGCGTACCGCGACGTAGAGACGAGCGTTCGCCTGGTCACGGCCGAACTCGGCCTCGGTTCTGACTCGCGTGCCGAGGTGCACGTCATTCCCGTTTCGGCTCTGATCGGCGACAATGTCGTTGACCGCTCGAAGCGCACCCCCTGGTATGCCGGGCCGAGTCTGCTGGAGCTTCTCGAAACCCTCACGGTGATCGATGACCTCGACGAGTCCGGACGCGCCACAGAGGCGTTCCGCCTGCCGGTTCAACTCGTCCTGCGCCCTCAGGGCGCGGTGGTGGTTGCCCCCGAACTCTCCGATGCCTACCGCGACTACCGGGCCTATGCCGGGCAGGTCGCGAGCGGCAGCATCAAGGTCGGCGATACCGTGAGCGTCGAGCCCGGCGGCGGCACCAGCACAGTCACCGGAATCGACTTTGCCGGGGTCGCCCTCGAGGAGGCCTTCGCACCGCAGTCCATCGCCCTGCGACTGGCCGATGACCTCGACATTGCCCGGGGCGCCGTGATCGCTGCCGTCGATACCCTGCCGCCGGTCACTCGCACCCTCGAAGCCGACCTGTTCTGGCTCGACCCACGCCCGCTCGCCCCGGGCGCCCGCGTACTCGTGAAGTTCGGCACGACGGTGGTGCAAGCCCTGATCAGCGAGGTCACCGGCCGGCTCGACCTCACGACGCTGGGCGTGGAACCGGCCACCGGCCTGGCCGTGAACGACATCGGGCAGGCCAGCATCCGCCTCTCTCGTGATCTGCCAGTGGAACCCTACGCGCACAACCGCCGCTCCGGCGCGTTCCTGGTGATTCATCCGCAGGACGGCGCAACCCTCGCGGCCGGAATCGTCACCGCCCCCGGTGAGCCCACCCGCGCCGGCGACGGTTCGGGCGCCGGCTCGGACGTGTCACCGTGACCTCCCCCGGAAGTACGTCGGTCGTGACCGCCCCTGTGCACGCGTCGCGGGCCGGGGAGCCGAACACTCAGTCGAGCGCGATCACCATTGATGGTCTCGGTAAGCGGTACGGCACTGGTCCGCTCGTGCTCGACGGCATCACCCTGACCATCGAGGCGGGCCAGTTCGTCTGCCTGCTCGGGGCAAGCGGATGCGGCAAGTCCACGTTGCTGAACATCATTGCCGGCCTGGAGAAGCCGACAGAGGGCGCCGTCACCGTGGCAAGCGGCAAGGCCGCCGTCATGTTCCAGGATGCAGCGCTCTTTCCCTGGCTGACAGCCGGCCGCAACGTGGAGCTCGCCCTGAAACTGCGCGGGGTTCCGCGCAAGGACCGCCGTGCCGCCGCGCTCGAACTCCTTGACCTGGTCAACCTGGCCGATGCAGCCGACAAACGCCCGCACGAGCTCTCGGGCGGCATGCGGCAGCGGGTGGCACTGGCGCGTTCGCTCGCTCAGGACCGCAAGGTGCTGCTCATGGACGAACCCTTCGCAGCCCTCGACGCCATCACCCGCGACCTTCTGCACGAGGAACTCGAACGGGTTTGGCGCCAGACCGGCCGCACCATCGTCTTCGTCACCCACAACGTGAGGGAGGCCGCCCGGCTGGGCCAACGCATCCTGCTGATGTCGTCTCGCCCGGGCCGAATCGTGAACGAGTGGACCATCGACGAAACCGGGTCACGCCGCATCGAATCCCCCGAGGTCGCCCGCCTGGGTGACGAAATAACCGACCAGCTGCGAGAGGAGATCCGCCGCAATGCCGCTTAACGCCCGAATCAACGATGCTGAACCGCGCATCTCCGACCCCGGCCACGACGAACTGCGGCGCCTGGAAGCGGGCCTGGACTCTCTGCAGGCCGTGCCCGAAACGCCCCGCGGCGCCTTTCGCCGCACCCTGGATGGTGTCATACCGCCGATTCTGCTTCTCCTCGCGCTGGTCGCGACCTGGCAGGTCTACATTCTGATCGCCCGACCCCGACCCGACCTCATTCCCGGGCCCGCGGACGTGTTCGGCGCCCTGATCAGCGCCTGGGACAGTGACCGCCTGCAGGTCGCGGTGGCCACGAGCCTCGAGCGCGGTGGCCTCGGCTTTCTGATCGCGGTCGCCATCGGCACCCCATTGGGGCTGCTGCTAGCCGAATGCCGTCCGGTACGACGGGCGGTCGGCCCGCTGTTGTCCGGCCTACAGGTGCTCCCCTCTGTCGCCTGGGTACCCGCCGCGATCATCTGGTTCGGCCTCACCGACGCCACGGTGTACTTCGTCATACTGATGGGCGCCGTACCCTCGATCGCCAACGGGCTCGTCTCCGGCGTCGACCAGATTCCGCCGCAGCTGCGACGCGTCGGCACGGTGCTGGGCGCCTCGCGCTTCGAGATGGCCACCCTCGTGGTGCTACCAGCCGCGCTGCCCGGCTATTTCTCAGGTCTGAAACAGGGCTGGGCCTTCGCGTGGCGTTCACTGATGGCCGCCGAGATCATCGTGATCGGCGGGGACATCGGCTTCGGTCTCGGTTCCATGCTGCACCAGAGCCGCGAGCTCGCCGACCTCTCCGGCGTGCTCGCCACGATCCTGGTGATTCTGTTCGTCGGCATCCTGGTGGAGCTCGTTATCTTCGCTCCGATTGAGCGTCGCCTTCTGCGTCGCCGCGGTCTCATGGCCGCTGGCCTGCGCTGACCCCGCGCATTCCCTTTTCTTCTGTTTCATCCTGAAAGGCGTGTCATGACCCCCTCTCCCTCTGCCCTGCGCGTGGCCATCATCGGCGCCGGACCAGCCGGAATCTACGCCGGCAACATTCTCAACAACGCCGTACGCGACGCCGGCGGCGAGGTGGCCATTGACCTGTTCGACTCCCTGCCCGCGCCCTACGGCCTGATCCGCTATGGCGTGGCACCGGATCACCCGCGCATTAAGGGCATCGTGAATTCCCTGCACGAGATGCTCGATACCGGCAACATCCGCTTCATCGGCAATGTCGCCTACGGCGTCGACCTGAGCCTCGCCGACCTGCAGGCTCGCTACCACGCCGTGATCTTCGCGACCGGGGCCATCCGCGACGCCCCGCTCGCCGTGCCGGGAATCGACCTGCCCGGATCGTACGGCGCGGCCGACTTCGTGTCCTGGTACGACGGGCACCCCGATGTTGCCCGCAGCTGGCCCCTCGATGCCACCGACGTGGCCGTGATCGGCAACGGCAACGTAGCCCTCGACGTGGCGCGCGTGCTCGTGAAGCACCCTGAAGACCTGCTCAGCACTGATATTCCCGACAACGTATATGCCGGGCTGGCGGGCTCTCCCGTGACCGACGTGCACGTCTTCGGCCGCCGCGGGCCCGCCGAGGTGAAGTTCACGCCGATCGAGCTGCGCGAACTCGCGCAGGTGCCCGACGTCGACGTGATCGTTTACGAGGAAGACTTCGTCTTCGACGAGCACACCCTCGCGCTCGCCACTTCGAACAACCAGGTGCGGGTGATGACGCGCACGCTGCAGGGCTGGCTCACCGTGGCGCCCACCGGCGCCTCGCGCCGCCTGCACCTGCACTTCCTGCATGCCCCGGTCGAGATCTACGGAGACGGCCGCGTCGAGGGCATGCGGTTCGAGCGCACCACTCCCTCCGGCGACGGTGGTGTTCGCGGCACCGGCGTGATCATGGACTATCCAGTGCAGGCCGTGTACCGCGCCGTCGGCTACCACGGCAGCCGCCTGCCCGGACTGCCCTTCGATGACGCACGCGGCGTCATCCCCAACGACGGTGGGCGCGTGCTCGCTGCCGACGGCTCGGCCATCACCGGCGTGTATGCCACGGGGTGGATCAAGCGCGGTCCCGTGGGCCTGATCGGCCACACCAA is a genomic window containing:
- a CDS encoding phosphoadenylyl-sulfate reductase, yielding MVTPRRGRSTAVSPAVNINATSITARAATVIPPTRALPERRPASVLHALAEQGTAELGALDHEATADEVVAWVARNFRADSVAVACSMADAVLPALVAKQLPGVDVLFLDTGYHFAETYETRDAVAAALDVTIVDVLPLTSVPEQDTKHGAELFARDPNLCCAMRKVEPLQRSLGGYELWFTGVRRDEAPTRANTPLITWDERNGLVKVNPVAAWTYDELIDYATLQHVPVNVLLSQGYPSIGCAPCTKPVAAGADPRSGRWATLEKTECGLHL
- the cysD gene encoding sulfate adenylyltransferase subunit CysD; protein product: MTTEIVSPPTSHRLSELDVLESEAIHIIREVVSEFERPVLLFSGGKDSVVVLHLAAKAFWPGKIPFSLLHVDTGHNFPEVLEFRDKTVAAHGVRLTVARVEDYIADGRLAERADGTRNPLQTLPLLDAIAAGRHDAVFGGARRDEDKARAKERILSLRDEFGQWDPRNQRPELWNLYNGRHTVGQHVRAFPISNWTELNVWRYIERENIALPPLYYAHEREVYRRDNMWRAVSPVSLPRTDETVETRTVRYRTVGDMSCTGAVASAAASVADVVREVGVSTITERGATRADDRISEAAMEDRKKEGYF
- a CDS encoding ABC transporter substrate-binding protein, whose translation is MRAPLSAVGVALAATLLLSGCSGAASAGGATGPADELRLGYFDNLTQAPALVGIQQGIFADALGETALNAQAFGAGPAAIEALSAGAIDAAYVGPSPAVNTFVQSKGQSAVIVAGATIGGAALVVRDGIDSPADLAGTTLASPQLGNTQDVALRSWLEDEGYATSTTGGGDVTVTPTDTARALTLLQSGQIDGAWLPEPWVSRLVLEADAHVLVEEADLWPNGEFPTTVLLVGADFNRDHPETVRALLEGHTASVAWLNENTAEAAGVINKKLAADTGKPLSDAVIDRALGGLHFTNDPLAGTFEVSLQKAVAAGIAKDGDLNGLFDLTQLNGILAAAHGAPVSAAGLGTE
- a CDS encoding sulfate adenylyltransferase subunit 1 is translated as MTLTIDTQGSAAEVSATAAAVAAPEGTLFRFATAGSVDDGKSTLVGRLLHDSKAILADQLEAVTRTSTERGFGGESGGIDFALLTDGLRAEREQGITIDVAYRYFATPARSFILADCPGHVQYTRNMVTGATTADAVIMLIDARKGVLEQTRRHLSVVALLRVPHVIVAVNKIDLLGYDEAAYRDVETSVRLVTAELGLGSDSRAEVHVIPVSALIGDNVVDRSKRTPWYAGPSLLELLETLTVIDDLDESGRATEAFRLPVQLVLRPQGAVVVAPELSDAYRDYRAYAGQVASGSIKVGDTVSVEPGGGTSTVTGIDFAGVALEEAFAPQSIALRLADDLDIARGAVIAAVDTLPPVTRTLEADLFWLDPRPLAPGARVLVKFGTTVVQALISEVTGRLDLTTLGVEPATGLAVNDIGQASIRLSRDLPVEPYAHNRRSGAFLVIHPQDGATLAAGIVTAPGEPTRAGDGSGAGSDVSP
- a CDS encoding ABC transporter ATP-binding protein — its product is MTAPVHASRAGEPNTQSSAITIDGLGKRYGTGPLVLDGITLTIEAGQFVCLLGASGCGKSTLLNIIAGLEKPTEGAVTVASGKAAVMFQDAALFPWLTAGRNVELALKLRGVPRKDRRAAALELLDLVNLADAADKRPHELSGGMRQRVALARSLAQDRKVLLMDEPFAALDAITRDLLHEELERVWRQTGRTIVFVTHNVREAARLGQRILLMSSRPGRIVNEWTIDETGSRRIESPEVARLGDEITDQLREEIRRNAA
- a CDS encoding ABC transporter permease, which gives rise to MPLNARINDAEPRISDPGHDELRRLEAGLDSLQAVPETPRGAFRRTLDGVIPPILLLLALVATWQVYILIARPRPDLIPGPADVFGALISAWDSDRLQVAVATSLERGGLGFLIAVAIGTPLGLLLAECRPVRRAVGPLLSGLQVLPSVAWVPAAIIWFGLTDATVYFVILMGAVPSIANGLVSGVDQIPPQLRRVGTVLGASRFEMATLVVLPAALPGYFSGLKQGWAFAWRSLMAAEIIVIGGDIGFGLGSMLHQSRELADLSGVLATILVILFVGILVELVIFAPIERRLLRRRGLMAAGLR
- a CDS encoding FAD-dependent oxidoreductase; translated protein: MTPSPSALRVAIIGAGPAGIYAGNILNNAVRDAGGEVAIDLFDSLPAPYGLIRYGVAPDHPRIKGIVNSLHEMLDTGNIRFIGNVAYGVDLSLADLQARYHAVIFATGAIRDAPLAVPGIDLPGSYGAADFVSWYDGHPDVARSWPLDATDVAVIGNGNVALDVARVLVKHPEDLLSTDIPDNVYAGLAGSPVTDVHVFGRRGPAEVKFTPIELRELAQVPDVDVIVYEEDFVFDEHTLALATSNNQVRVMTRTLQGWLTVAPTGASRRLHLHFLHAPVEIYGDGRVEGMRFERTTPSGDGGVRGTGVIMDYPVQAVYRAVGYHGSRLPGLPFDDARGVIPNDGGRVLAADGSAITGVYATGWIKRGPVGLIGHTKGDALETITRLVDDAPGLSAPTAESEGDDDAILTLLTDRGIRFTTWPGWLVLDAHERALGESHSALRERVKVVDRDEQAAISRAGVTVLS